Part of the Nicotiana sylvestris chromosome 5, ASM39365v2, whole genome shotgun sequence genome is shown below.
tcctttttcatcaatatttgtattaatcaagcaattagcatgtcatgtcttcttaaaataataaaagctagtaataaattaggattttctttctttattttagagactcatttttatagaaaaatgtagtcgttttaagatttgtccaaataaatgagatgagcctcgcttaatgaaatgtatagattgcggggccctcaataaatgtacatttaatcgcttagaattagggaggagccgttttagcaaatttcacggccctacccaaaataatgatacgctagactctttaggcgcgatttaattaattttaccttcttaaactcggatgcgcatttcatgcgacccaaatctaaatcctaaaacattgaataaaaatgtgttccggattgcgggtgcatttcatgtgacgtaatccaaagacatgttttaaacgatgttcacaattttttttaaaaataataataataataataaagtggtaaagagttaaaattggcacatcggttcataattgtattaaaatcagataaataagccaaatatgacaattgagcgaccgtgctagaaccacggaactcgggaatgcctaacaccttctcccgggttaacagaattccttatccggatttctggttcgcggactgtaatatggagtcattcttttcctcgattcgggattaaactggtgacttgggacaccctaaatctcccaagtggcgactctgaaataaataaacaaatcccgtttcgactgtcctttaattggaaaaactccttcgcccttcgcggggtcggaaaaaggaggtgtgacatggggCATACTCTCTcgtcaaatcaggtccttcctttctcatcctcatcatcaccatcctcacgaagaAAGGGTGTCCCGTCTCCAGATTCAtcagcattgttgtcataatcactgttctcttcctcactttgtgcatctgccagatcccgatttAATACGTCgtcttcgggcaattgagtgagtacatttggttcaacttgctcgttttcactgcacaatcaataaaataataagatgctgaatttaataaatacttTTCATATAGccgtatcacttcacttacaagtcgtaatgtgatgaaattccatgatggacattttcaTTTAGGTGATGGCTCCCGGATGGACCGccatgatccaacacaccaaaactatGCTTGCGTTCAAAATTTGCAAATTCATATCCGGCATGTACCCCCTGTtaaatatatgagtgttaatacaaattcaatacaacaaaaatgtacatcgtaacacaaaggaaaattgaagcttaccactcgtcttgtgaattatgcaAAGCAGACGGGGTTAAGTTTAAATCAAGAAAAACTCTTTCATCCAGAACCTGTCAGGCAAAAACTCCTCCAGAATagccacccgatgactgggggttatccggaacctgtccggcaaCCTCATTGTTTGGAACGTCTTCGGCCTTGACGTACATATCCAACATATTTATTACAAGATATTCCCggtattcatccggagtcctcagaaaatctctcaaagtttcatcatcgtagatgtttaactccgagtaaaaagcaaccccttgcggagtgacggaatacggatatcttccggttactttaagtatcactgaacgcTTCCTCACacccatttttttgcataacaacgatatcaatttatcgtactgtattgtaagtggtaatttaacatgaccctgtggagataaactataccgaacagagttattctccatcacaatatCACCcctcccccaatataatgaaactcttattctatgCTCTTTAGACATTACGaaaaagaatgcttcagaattTAACAACAAGAAAAAATTGAACGGGAGTTAGAATTTTATGTGAACAAATTTTCTTAAAATCCTAACCACTTTacataggaaatggctagcccgGGATATGGAAATTTTTTGTCGTATAGCGTTCTTTAAATATATGCTATACACATTTAAATTATTGTGTTTGTCAGTTCACTTATTGGTGGGTCCATATTCAAGGTATAGCGTTTTTTTTTAGCGTTATATGTATACCGTATGAATACAAGACGTTATACCTTAACGGCAGACGTTACCGTTAATATATAGCGTCTTTTATTTGCACGTGATATATagaaatgtatttttttttaaacaccTATTAAGGTaatttgaataaaaaaataatatttaggttCCGGACTCAACCTATGGAAGATGTAACTTGACTTACTACAATTCCATGGCAATTTTGTTGCATAAACTTTATAGACAgacaaagagaaaagagagatagCAGCAATGACATTCGAGGGGAGAAGAAAGTTTTCAGCGCCATAAAATCTGGACAGCAAAATATATATGTAACTGATTTAATGTATTGAAATTTACATGATCATTCTACTTTAACCTGTCGTGTAACATGTCTTACTTTCCAGGTTTCTATTACCACTTTTTATAGACaatcaaataatatttttgggcgACCAGATTGGGTAAAAAACATTTTATACTGTTCGTATATGGAAGggaagccttggcgtaactggtaaagttaatGTTATATGATcaaggaggtcacgggttcgagatGTGGAAATAATTTCTTacaaaaatgcagggtaagactgcataCAATTGACCCTTGTGGTCTGACCCTTCCCCcgaccccgcgcatagcgagagcttagtgcaccgggctgccctttagtGTATAGAAGTTAAGCTCATATGAAAATTGGAAAGACAATAACCAGATGACTGAATATAGAATGTCTTATACTATAGTACTTGCTTTCAATAGCTGCAGAACCAAAAATAAGCTAAAAGCTGCTGCATTATTGCACATGCAATTCAAGCTAAAAGTTGAACAGCAAGAATCTGTAACAATCATGTATATAACACTTTGAGTAATTGTTGAACCATTCACCAAGAAAATATAAAATTCTTgggaaaaaaaaaaggataatTTCCATTTAACATTCTACAGTTGACCATATTCACCAGTGCAGTACTTGCATAGAATCTCCAGCCAAAAGAATCAGATTTACATTTCTGAAGAAATGACCCTGTAAACAAAGGGGGAAAATGAAAGAACAGACTTTTATCTGTGGACTGCAATAAAACTTGCCACCAAGATATATGTATGATTTTACTATATATGAATTTCTCTACGTCCTAATTAACGCGGTGAATCTGCAAGTTGAAAGAAGGTTCTACAACCCCAATATGAAGGCATGAATCTCAGCCCAGCTAGAAACGGTATAGAGAACGCTAGAGGGCTCCGTCCAACAAGATGAGTTTCCCGCAGCACAAATCTTCTGTTTCTCAACGATGCCAGGAAACAACGGAATAAAAGAAACACCAAAATGATTCCCCACTTTCATCAGATTTGAGCTTGGACTGAGCACAATCCCAATATCTGCTTGCAGCAAGCAAAGCAAGTCGCCCACGGAATCCCCAACGTAAACTGTCAGATTCTTTTTGTCATTGCTGCAGCTATTTAAGATTTTACTGAAGGCTTGAACTTTGTCGATGGGGGACTCAACTTTCTTAACAATCTCACCAGTGGATAGATTTTCTTCAAATATAAGCTCATTTGCATGCACATTCAGAATATCCAAACCTCCTGTTCAACACAAGGCAGGAAAAGTATTACTACCATTAATTTGAAAACTGAAAGAGGGACCCACTGCACATTAGAAGTTACGAAAAGAACAAGTTTCAGAAAGACAAAAGAGGAGTACGCATCATATAAATGGTGATATCTCAACAAAAGACTCAGTTTGTAAAACCAAAACATAATCAATGGCCATATTTTCCGACTAAATCCATTTTTCAAAGTTCTTATCAGCAAGGAAATACCTGATGAGAAGGCAGACCTCATAAGGTCACCGCACCAACAATAGGAGAGGACATGAATGTCTGCATTCAATTGTTCATTTTGTATTATGCTCTGGAAAAAGTTGTTACAACCATCTTGGAGAATCAATAGCTCCCCGGCTCGCTTTATGTCTTCAAGATTCAGACCTTTCAGTACTCCAGATTCAATCACCCTCAAATTAGCTCTTTTCTCAAAATCTGAAAGTTGCTCAAGCTCTTTATGAAGCCTTTCATAATCAAAATTTTCAGCTGTGAAGAAGGAATAAATTTCTCAGAAATCTAAATTCATTTCAGTTACACTGACAAACAACAGCAAAAGATTACGAATAAAGTGTTTACCTTTCTCAGTAAGCAACATCGTCTCTATGCATTGCTCATATTCTTCGGTATACTGCTTAGAGAGATGTTCCCATGTACTTCTCAGATCTGCTGACAACATTTGGACAAGTTGATTCTCTGGTTGATTTTCACCAGATTTTGGTGCCGACATAATTGCAATTTCTGCCAAGATCGCTGAAGAATCAACAACCGCGCATGTCAaatcaaaattgaaaaatatCGCAAGCCGGTGTTCAACAGGATTGTGCTCTCTTGACAGAGGGATGACAGATTTCTGATCAATTGGCTGCGCTAAGAAGAAGCCCAATTCAAGTTTCATTGCTTGTTGATAAAGCTTCTCAATTACGTCAAGCTCCTCGCCTGTCAAAGAGACACTTAGTTTGTCCAACAATTCCTCATTTTGCAGAGTCAGTCCCTAAATTCACAATGTAAGTGAGTATATCACATTGTGTTTATCTTACAAAAGCTGAATTCATGAGCAAGGAACAAACAAGCCACGAACCTGGAAACCTTCAGAAGCATAACTGTCGATCCACTTCTTGTAAGGATGAGTTGCTTCGCTCTCAAGAAACACGTGCATCTCTTTACCAAGGTAGGCACAAAGCCTCATGCAAGGAATCATAGCGCCAAGGATATAAGCTGCCAACTTAGTTCTCTCAAATGGAGTAGCAAGTTTAGCAGCTTTTACTCCTTCAATCTTTCCCGAGGCTGTAGCCAATAAGAAATCTGTGTACTTGACTGTTGCAGGGTTGGCCGTAGACTGCTTGGCCGGATCAAAGCCCCACTCCTAATAGTGATTTATGACATGATTTATTTGCTCATGAGAGATTACGGGAAATATAAAGATAACTTGGAAATACTTTGATATATAGGCATATAGCACTTGAGTTGTAATATCATAAGATAACAATCATCACAGTAGTTGCAGATGACAACTATCTCCTTAAATGGGAAATCAAAGTATAACTAGATGAGTAGCCCTTCAGATGTGCTATAGACGGAAAGAGTAAACAGCACGTATATAATCAAAATTGCAGCACAAGATGTTAGCTATTGAGAGTCCACAGAGATGAATCAACTGAAGATTCAGCACGGACTTGATCCTGTTGTCTAAATCGTAGCAGAAAATGTGTTGGAGTAGAATTATGAAGTATCCAGAGGCTTTACAGAATGGAACACAGTGAAGATATTTGCATAACGATAGCATGTTTTTTTGAGAAGTTGGTCCATTCATTTAGCATCTTCCTCGCCTTCACTACATTGCCATCCCAAAAAGGAGGGGGCAGATCTTCTACCAATTCAATCTTTCAAATATCCCCACAGGAAAACCACACTGGTTTGTCTACTCATTATAATTCAGTCCTCTACCCATTCTTGACCTCGTTTAACCTTGTCTTTTGGAACCTATAGACTTAAGACTGAACATAGCGATACAAGAGAAGCATCCCCCACAACCAATGTGGAACTCTAACAACTCCTTGCACGCATAGACCTAGACATTTGAGCTAGACTACATAAAATGGAGCCTCAACATTGGGTAACTCAACATGAGAATTTTGAGTTAGGTCCAAAGTTTATTTTTCTCAACATGGTATCAAAGCTAGAGCCAGAAGAGACGGGACGCATCAACAGAAATTTGTAACACAACAAGATCAAAACTGCTGATATTAACTTATGTTAGGAACATTATAGGCTGAAATCTAAAAATATATTTACATGAAACTTCTCACTGGCATAATCCTGATAGTCTATTGATATATAGTTAAGAATACACTCACTTCAATGGCATTCCTTTGCCAATACGCATTTTCTAGATTAAAATCAGGGCGAAGGTCCACTTTGTCTACATCTAGCTATTTCAGCAAAAGCCCATGTTTTAAATaccttctttcctttttgttccATCATCAAATTGGATAGACTTGATTAAACTCTAAAAAGGCTTCCACATTCCTTTGTGAGGGTAATTCAGACAGATGTTTTAGTTCAACGACTCAGTTCCAAGTCCTATAAAGATCACAAGTTTGCTGCACCAGTATACTCCCACAAGAAAAACAGTATTACAATTATTTTGATCAAAGATGAGAATCATCGGAAAACCACCTGTTATACAGAGTCAACTATTTTTTCAAAAATCCACCAGAGAGTTATATACATTCAATAATTATAACTCTAACGAAAATACCTATAGAAACTAAAAGTCGCCCTAATATGTTAAAATAAGCAGCAGGCAACCAATGCACAGTAGTCCCAATTACAAACAAGTGTGATGAGAAACTAGAATGAAaggtgaaaaagagaaaaagaaaagtttTAATTGTATCTCACTTGAATAACCGTATCATGCATTTTTAGTTCGTCGATGACATTCTTCCGCAATTCATTAATGCCGACCTTTGCATCATCATCGTCAGTACACTCTTCTGCAGCTTCATACCTGCAAGATACTTTCATTTTGGAGTAAATGTATAAAACAACTAATACACATGTAACTACCAAAACTcatggtaaaaacaaacttaTTCCCTACCAAAAATCTCATTCATTTGTCCTCACTCCTACATTTATCAGTACCAAAACTGAGTATCAAAACCAACTAGACCCCAAAAATCCTGCATCATCTTGTGACAAAAAAAGATAAAGACACTTTTTCCAATGATAGATTTCCAAGATTTTCTAAGAGAGACCCCACAaaccaataatttttttttttttgataaagtaATATAACTTTATTAATAAATGGCAAAAAACACCCGTATACAAGTAGTATCAATAGTAGAAAACCTTCCACTAACCAATAATCTTCCCCCATAAGTAACCATACCACACTCCTAAAAAAAAGAATCGGATAAcataaattaattatttcttgTATATTCATTAAACACATCAATTAGTTATATCTCAAACCCAAATTAAATCCTCTAAATTAATCCCCCTCTTATTAAGTCCATTTCATTCTGATACTAAATTATTTCGTTCCACTCTATTACTATGTCTTAAATTAGCATCAAAcaaaataaacaacaaaaattaCATAATCAATATACCATTTCTTGAAACATTACTCAAAGATTAAGGGtaaaaagaagaacaagaaaactACCACTCCGAGAAATGTATATATCTTTACACCCTTTTGATTCAAGAAGAATTGCAACTTAAGCACTAAAAATGATAAAACAAAATAggagtaaatttttttttttctaaaaatggAAGTAAAGTAAAGAAACTGACGCTTGAGCAAAGGCTTTGAGGAAGTAAGAATCTTGAGCTATGTAATGCTGGAAAGTTTCAAGCTGTAGAGTCCCAGAAGCTAAACAAACAATAAATGGAGTGTAAAGTGCAACAATTGACTCTTTCTTGAATTTGATCCAACACTTTCTTGCTATCTCCACACTTTCCTCAATGGGAACTGCAGCCATTGTTGTAACAGTAAAGGGTgttggtgggggggggggggaagaagtAGAAGGAATTTGTGGGTGATGGGAGAAATTTGTTGGACTTGGAGAAAAGAATGGTGTTTTCTTGAATTTGATTTTTACTGGTTTTGGAATTGATGTTCTATAAATAGTAAGGGGATGATGATAATGACTCTGTCCAAATAAAGTGACAAGGTAGGCGGACAAGAGTCAACAATgacaacaattttatttttttatgtgaatttTTGGACATAAATATTATAAATTGTAGAATTTTAGCATTAAATTATTTGAAAATAGTTTAAGAGTATGGTTTAATggttaataaaataaaataaagaccgATGGAGACTAAGGTTCGAATTTTAGTAGAGATAAAAAATTATGTAACCTCGCCTTATTATATAGTTACTTAGCATGCAAGTATGCAGTGAAACAGTTAAAATGTGTGTAAGCTGACTTGTATATCATAATACAAAAAATTTTAAATTTGAACCGTTGTGAACGAGAAAAATCGTGATTGCATAAATTTCTAATGTATCTGACCGTTATTAAGATTCATATCAATTCGGATTAATATTTAGACATCAATATTacctcttttttttaattaaggaCGAACTTCCTTTTTAGGTAAGAAAGACACTCTTCTAATTACTATTGTTAATGCTAATGCGAAGTTATGATCCAAAAGTATGATTTAGTGGTGATAAAACTAATTGTAGACTATTAGAGCTCAAGATTTGAAATTCAGTAGAAATAACAATTACGTAAACTTTGTTTGGTAAATAAAGTTACTTAGTATATAAGTATTCAATGGCATAATCAAAATTTGTGCATGTTGACTTGTATACTACTGTTACAAAATATTTGAATGTTAATTGttgtaaataaaaaaaataagattgTGCAAATCTTTTATCTATATGTCTGTTATTGAGATTTATGTCATTTCTGATTAAGGACGGACTTCTTTTTTATGTAAGAATGACACTATTTGGCTTATTATTATTAACGTTATCAAAAAGCATGATACCACTCTTCTTCCTTGGTATGTATTTATGTATATGTTGATAGGATAGATTGATTCCGTAAAAGATAAAAATCAATAAACGATAATTCATTGAAAATTTCAACGTTGTGAGAATATTGTATTGAGACATCTTTTAAGTATGCCGAACTAGTATAACTATCCTTCTTCCAATACATCGAACACTATTTGAATTAATATCGGCAGTAGGTATCAAataatttcctttttttttctttacttgttgATATAAATTCTTCCTCCATTGAGAGTATGtcgaaaacaaaaacaaatttaTTCAACACGAGACAATTAATCATAATGAAGCCAATATGAAAAGTGTTGGCAGACTATATTGGTTTGCTTTATGTAAGTATTTGACCCTTTAAATTTAGGgcggtataagttatattgggataagttatgctgggattattgtttggtatgttgtattaagaatgacaattgcataatttctaaaaagaaggtataagttataccggtgctaattaccccaccttctataaggtatatGTTATCCCGGTTTTAAAATTAAtactgggataacttatacctgatttGCTATCCAAACAGAATATTAAGgtagtattaaatttttataccacccttatacattcttatacctcataccaaacgacccctaaaagtACTAGttgtgtcattcttttttgaGAAATATATAGTAATAATG
Proteins encoded:
- the LOC104222052 gene encoding bifunctional TH2 protein, mitochondrial-like — translated: MAAVPIEESVEIARKCWIKFKKESIVALYTPFIVCLASGTLQLETFQHYIAQDSYFLKAFAQAYEAAEECTDDDDAKVGINELRKNVIDELKMHDTVIQEWGFDPAKQSTANPATVKYTDFLLATASGKIEGVKAAKLATPFERTKLAAYILGAMIPCMRLCAYLGKEMHVFLESEATHPYKKWIDSYASEGFQGLTLQNEELLDKLSVSLTGEELDVIEKLYQQAMKLELGFFLAQPIDQKSVIPLSREHNPVEHRLAIFFNFDLTCAVVDSSAILAEIAIMSAPKSGENQPENQLVQMLSADLRSTWEHLSKQYTEEYEQCIETMLLTEKAENFDYERLHKELEQLSDFEKRANLRVIESGVLKGLNLEDIKRAGELLILQDGCNNFFQSIIQNEQLNADIHVLSYCWCGDLMRSAFSSGGLDILNVHANELIFEENLSTGEIVKKVESPIDKVQAFSKILNSCSNDKKNLTVYVGDSVGDLLCLLQADIGIVLSPSSNLMKVGNHFGVSFIPLFPGIVEKQKICAAGNSSCWTEPSSVLYTVSSWAEIHAFILGL